TAAACAAACACGAGCCATTGTAGCTACTGTTTCTTCAGGGTAGTCACCAGCCGCTGTTTCTGCAGATAACATAACTGCATCAGTGCCATCTAAAACTGCGTTTGCAACATCCATAACCTCAGCACGTGTTGGCATTGGGTTATCGATCATTGATTCCATCATTTGAGTTGCTGTAACCACAGTACGGTTTAGTGAACGCGCACGGCTAATAATTAGCTTTTGTTTACCAACAAGGGCTGCATCACCAATTTCTACACCTAAATCACCACGAGCAACCATAACTGCGTCTGAAGCAAGTACGATATCGTCGATTGCTTCAACGGTTTCAACCGCTTCTGCACGCTCGATTTTTGCAAGTAGTTGTGCGTTTGAGCCTGCAGCTTCTGCCAAAGAGCGAACATAACGCATATCATCGCCACTACGCGGAAATGAAACAGCAATATAATCAACACCAATTTCAGTCGCTGTGATTAAATCTTCTTTGTCTTTCTCGGTAAAAGCTGGGGCTGTTAAACCACCACCTAGACGGTTGATACCTTTATTGTTTGAAAGTACGCCACCTACAGTAACAGTCGTGTGAACTAGGTCACCATCAACGCTATCAACAGTTAATTGAATTAAACCGTCGTTTAATAACAATAAATCGCCTGTTTTAACATCGTTAGGTAACTCTTTATAGTCGATACCTACTGCATTAACGTCGCCTTGGCCCTTTTCCATTTTTGCATCAAGGGTAAATTTTGCGCCAACTTCTAGGTTTACTTTGCCGTCTTTAAACGTAGATACACGAATCTTAGGGCCTTGTAAGTCAGCAAGGATAGCAACGTGTTTGCCTAAACGCTTAGCAATGCTGCGTACCGCTTCTGCGCGGTCTTTATGATCTTGTGCAACGCCATGTGAGAAGTTCAAACGAACCACATTTGCACCTGCACGAATAATTTTTTCTAGGTTGTTATCGCGATCAGTTGCCGGTCCAAGGGTCGCAACAATTTTTGTGCGTCTTAGCATCAAATTCTCCTGTGCGCTCAAATATATTAAGCGAATTGATGGTTATCTATTAAAATGTCGTGCTATAAACCTTAATTATAGGCTTATACATAAGCACAATGTAGAACTCATAAGTAAAAAATGATTGTTTTTACTTATGAGAATCTGGCTCTTTGTATGAATTTTAAAGTTTACAAAGTATGAATGACGTTATTATGACACCGGTGTCAGGTAGCGTCAATACACATACCTTTTTAAAGGGTATTATAAAAATCTGGTCCGATGCCTTAGTAATTTTGATATACTGAGCGAAACGTCGCTTCATGATTTCTTAGATTTCTCTCAAGTTGGCTCTCAAGCTCGCATTTTTGGGCTGCTTGGGTATAATGCGCGCGTAATTATTTTGATTAACTAACCAATAGTTGTTACCGAGGAGGACACTAAATGCAAGTTGCATTAGTAGGGTTAGGCGTTATGGGTAAAAATCTTGCCCTCAACCTGATTGAAAAAGGGCTGACTTTAGTAGCTTATGATAAAAACCCAGATGCGGGTGCCGAGTTACTAAGCTGTGCAAAAACACTCGGTTTAGCAGACCGTTTACACATTGTGTCAGATTTAAATGATATGGTAAGACGCTTAGAGCCACCTCGTTCAATTCTACTTTTAGTTCCTGCTGGTGAATTGGTTGATAAAGTATGTACAGAGCTTGCAGAGGCAGGTGTTGACTGTGATGACATTATCGTAGATTGCGGCAACAGTAACTATAAAGATGGTATTAGCCGTAAGCTTAAATATCAAAACAAATTTGAATTTGCCACTATGGGGATTTCTGGTGGTGCTGAGGGCGCACGTCATGGTCCAGCTATGATGGCAAGTGGTTCAGAAGGCGGCTGGGAGCGTGTTGAGCCGTGGTTTGAAAAAGTAGCTGCAAGCTACAAAGGTGAGTCATGCTTTGCGCGAGTAGGCCAATCTGCAAGTGGCCACTTTGTGAAAATGGTACATAACGGTATCGAATATGCGTTAATGCAATTAATCGCTGAAATGTATCAACTACTTCGCTTAGGTACTAATCGTTCACCAAAAGAAGTTGCTGATATTTTCAATGAATGGTCAGAGGGAACTTTAAATAGCTACTTGCTGTCAATCTCTAGCCATATCTTAAGCCTTGAAACAACTGAAGGTGAACCTCTAGTTGATTTAATCGACAATAAGGTTGGCGCTAAAGGCACAGGCCTATGGACTGCACAAAATGCTTTAGAACTGGGTATTGCAGTACCATCATTAGTCGCAGCTGTGCAAGCTCGTCACTTAACAAATACTTGTGATACACATGCAGCTAAAGAAATGACTTACGCTGCTAAATCAACTGACTCAGTTGACTTAGATTTGGATGAGTTAAAAGATGCATTCACACTGGCAAGTTTACTTGCTTATCGTCAAGGCTTAGCACTTATCAAAGGTGCATCACGTGCTCATCAATGGAAAGTTGACCTTTCGAAAACGCTACAAACATGGCGTGCAGGTTGTATCATCCGTGCTGATTACTTAGATAATGTAGCTGATGGTGTAGAGTTTATCGATTCTATGCAGCGTGAATCAGCAGCATTACGAAAAGTAACAGGTGCTGCAGTTGCTTCGGGTCTTGCTTTCCCTGTGTTAACAGCAACGCAAACTTACATCGCGACGTTAACTACACCAAGTAATGGTCATCTTGTACAAGCACAACGTGACTATTTTGGCGAACATGGTATTAAAACGCATAGTGGTGAGATATGCCATTTAACAGACTTAGTTGAGATTGACGAAAAAGTTCGTTAATTATCAAAAAGCGTAAAAAAGGCACCAATTGGTGCCTTTTTTGTATTTGATGATTTTATTTTAACGGCTTAACTCACCACGTAAGTTGTCTTGCATCAAGTGACGAATAGTTTCAACCTCGAGCTTTTGGCTGAATAAGTAATGTAATTTAGTCAAACAGGCTTCTAATGTCATATCGTAGCCACTGATGACACCACAATTTAATAATGCATTACCTGTTGCATAACCACCCATATTTACTTGGCCTTTTAAACACTGTGTTAAATTAACTATTACCATACCGCGTTTACTTGCGTCATTAAGTATATCTAAAAACGCTGGATCTTGTGGGGCATTGCCCACACCAAAACTTAATAAAACAAGTGCTTTAATGTCGTCATTAACTAAACTTTTCACGACTTTTGGACTGATCCCGGGATATAGATAAAGCACACCAATTGGCTGAGGTGTGATATTTGATACCTGTAGTTCATTATCTACGTATGGGCTAAGTTGACCTTTGATCAGTTGAATATTGATTCCTGAAAGTGCTAGTGGTTCAAGATTAGGTGAAGCAAATGCATCAAAGCCATCGGCATGCGCTTTTGTAGCACGGTTACCACGAAACAATTGGTTATTGAAAAATAGGCTTACTTCTGCAATAGGGTAATTAGCTGCTAAGTACATCGCATTTAGTAAGTTCACTTGGCCATCAGAACGCAGTTGAGAGAGCGGTATTTGCGAGCCAGTCACAATTACAGGTTTCGTTAAGTTTTCGAACATAAAAGACAGGGCCGAAGCTGTGTATGCCATGGTATCGGTACCATGTAGCACTACAAAACCATCATAGTCTTGGTATTTACTTTTGATATCGTCAGCGATTAATTGCCAGTGGGCAGGGGACATATCAGAAGAATCAATAAGCGGGCAATATTCGTGAATATCAAACAAAGGCATTTCATCACGATTAAACTCTGCATTATTGACCACTGTTTCTGTTAAAAAACCTTCTGCCGGAACATAGCCTCGGCTCGATTTTTTCATACCAATAGTACCACCTGTATAGGCGATATATATACGTTTACGTTTCATAAAAAAAGCCCAGTTAAACAACTGGGCTTAGTATACCTAAAATTGCTTTGCTAAGTAACTTATTGAATTACGTTACATACTAAACAACGAGCGTAAACGCCTTGAGGATCGTTATAATCTTTTAGGTTATCAATTTCACTACTTAACTGATTTATTAGGCTTTGTAAGTTAGCTTGCGTAGCCAATACTGATGTAGATGAATCAGATTTAGCAAAGAAACTCTGAATAGCCGCTGTGCCTAAGATATCTTGTAGCATCTGCTCTTGAGGTGTTAATGACTGTTTGATGGTTTTAACATCATAATGCTTAAGCTTAGCAAGCTCGGCTGCTGCTTTAATTGCATCTTGTTTATCACCTAACTTATCAACTAAACCAAGGTCTTTTGCTTGAGTTGCAATCCATACACGGCCTTGGGCAATTTTATCAACTTGTTCAGGGGTCATGTTACGTGCTTCAGCCACCACATTTAAAAAGCGTTTGTATGCATTTTCAACGCTCATTTGAATGATATCTGACATTTTCTCATCAAGAGGGCGAGCTATAGAAAAACCAGCAAGGTCCGTTGTTGCAACGCCGTCTGAATAAATACCCAATTCAGCCATGGTGTTTTCAAAAGTCATGAAAGTACCGAATACACCGATTGAACCTGTGATTGTGCTAGGAGCAGCCCAAATTTCATTGGCTGCTGATGCAATCCAGTACCCACCTGATGCTGCCACTGAGCTCATTGATGCAATTACTGGTTTACCTGCTGCTTTTAGAGCTAATACTTCAGCGCGGATCACTTCAGAGGCGAACATGCTACCACCACCTGAGTCAATACGAAGTACAACAGCTTTTACTTTGTCATCTAGGCGTGCTTTACGAAGTAGGGCAGCTGTCGAATCACCGCCAATTTCACCGGCTTTGCGCTCGCCATCTACAATCGTTCCTTTAGCAACAACAACGGCAACTTTTTCAGTGATTGGGTTATCGAACTCAACGGGTGGTTTTACAAGTGATAAATACTCACGAAAGCTAACCTGTTTAAAAGTTTTACCCGTTTCTTCTGCACCCACTAACTCAATAAGTTGCTGGCGAATTTGTTGTGATGTTTTTAAAGAATCAACCCATTGATTATTTAACGCATACTGACCTGAGTTACCGTCAACTGCTTGCATTTTTGTTAGATATACTTCCATATCCTCATCAAAATTGCTTTCATCGAATGGACGACTCGCTGCAACATCAGTTTTATACTCGTTCCAAAGAGCTGTTAACCAGACACGGTTAGCTTCTTTTGCTGCATCTGACATGTCATTACGAATAAACGGTTCTACAGCTGATTTATAAGTACCAACACGGAAGATATGTTGAGTTACTTTTAATTTCTCAAGGGCATCTTTGAAGTAAAGCGGGAACATGCCGTAACCTTCAATGCTAACACCGCCATATGGGTGCATTGATACTTCATTAGCATGGGCAGCAATATAATATTGTGCTTGTGTGTAGTAGTAACCTGTAGCAATAACTTGTTTTCCAGCAGCTTTAAATGCATCAATTGCTTTGGTTATCTGTTTTAGCTTATTGATGTGCGCGCTAGGCATTTTTTGCAGGTCAAGTAGCATTACAGTGATGCGATCATCTTTGGTCGCTTCGTTGATCACTTCAACAACATCATCAAGAAGGATCTCTGATGGTGCTTCTTTGCCCATTGTTGCATCGTTGATAGCTGCTTCTACAGGATCAACATAGGTTTTTTCTTCAACAATTGGGCCGTTTAAGTTTAGGCGTAGCACGGTTCCATCTGCTACCTTTACTTGGTCTTCTTCACCAGTGATGGCAACAAAGAAGAAAATTACTAGTAATAAAAATAATATGTTTAGGACCAAACGGCGGGAAAAATTAATCCCGGTCCAAATGCCTTTAAATATCTTTGCTAGCAAAATAAATCCTTAATTCAGTACAGCTTAGTAGTGAACTTATCTTAGCTTAGAATAACTTTAAAATTAACTGTTAAATAGTAACAGAGTGTTTAAAACCACAATTTGCTACAGATTAATTAATAGCGAAAAGTTGATTATTCTAAGTTATTGCCGCAGAATCTATTTCTAATAGAGGTTCGACCAGTTAACGGGGCACACAATGTTAGAACAAAAATTACAATTACCGCATACCGAACTTCGTAATCGTTTGGTTATGGGCTCAATGCACACTGGCTTAGAAGAAGGCTGGCATAACCGTAAACGCTTACGTGCATTTTACGAAGCACGTGCCAAAGGTGGCACGGGTTTGATAATTACAGGGGGCTATAGCCCTAATTTACGCGGTAAGCTCTCACCATTCGCATCAACATTTAATTCATTTTATGATGTGATTAAACACAAAGCTTATACAGAAGCCGTACATCAACATGGCGGTAAAATTTGCTTACAATTATTGCATGCAGGTCGCTACGCATATCATCCATTTAATCAAGCGCCAAGTGCAATTCAAGCTCCTATTAATCCTTATAAACCTAAAGAGATGTCGTTAGGGTCAATTAAAAAGACCATAAAAGACTTTGCACATTCAGCAAAACTAGCTGAAAAAGCAGGCTATGATGGTGTTGAAATCATGGGCTCTGAAGGTTATTTAATTAATGAGTTTATGGCTAACCACACCAATAAAAGAACAGACAAGTATGGTGGTAGTTTAGAAAATCGAATGCGCTTAGCTTTGGATATAGTTAAAGCGGTGCGCGCTAAAGTGAGTCAAAAATTCATTATAGTATTTCGCTTGTCAGTGATGGATTTAATTCCCAATGGATCAACGCCCGATGAAGTAAAACAACAGGCTTTAGCTCTTGAACAAGCAGGTGTCGATATTTTTAATACCGGTATAGGTTGGCATGAAGCCCGTGTACCAACCATCGCAAGTATGGTACCACCGGGGGCATTTAAAGAAGCATCAAAACGCTTAAAAGATACGGTATCAGTGCCTGTTATCGCGGTTAACCGCATTAATACACCAGAAATTGCTAATGGTATTTTAGCGGCGGGTGAGTCAGATTTAATTTCGATGGCACGTCCTTTATTAGCGGACCCTGATTTTTTTAATAAGTACGTTAATAATAAAGCTGAGCAAATCAATATTTGTATCGGTTGTAATCAGGGCTGTTTAGACCATGTGTTTAAAAACAAACGTGCAACTTGTTTGGTTAATCCACAAGCGGCTTTTGAATTAGATTACAGTTTAGAAAAAACAAAATTTTCACGATTAGTCCTGGTTGTTGGTGCAGGCCCCGCTGGCCTTGCTGCAAGTTGTTACCTAGCAGAGAAAGGTCACAAGGTGACCTTAATTGAACGTAAAGAGCAAATGGGTGGTCAGTTTAACTTAGCAATGCAAGTGCCAGGTAAAGAAGACTTTAACCATACACTCAATTATTTCACTAATGAATTAAAGCGGTTGAATGTAGATTTGCAGCTTGGTACTGACTTTACTGATGATATGCTTAATCAATACGATGATGTGGTGTTTGCAACGGGCGTACGTCCGCGTGAAGCCAAAATCGAATGTGGAGATGGGAAACGCGTATTTGCTTATGATGAAGTTATTCGTGGTGAAGTCGAACTTGGTGAGAAAATTGCTATTCTTGGTGCCGGAGGTATAGGCTTTGATATGGTTGCCTTTTTAAGTGAGCATAAAGGGCAAACTATAGAGCAGTTCAAAGCTCAATGGGGCATTGAATGTGAACCTGCACCTGATAAAGACAACCGCCAAATATACATGCTTAAGCGCAGTGCAGGGCGTTTTGGTAGTGAACTTGGTAAAACGACAGGTTGGATCCATCGTCAAGTTGCTAAACAGCACGATGTAAAACAAATTGCTGAGTGTCAGTATATAAGCTTTGATGAAAAAGGTTTAAAAATTACTGTTAAAGGTGAAGAACAAATCTTAGATGTAGATACCGTGATTGCTTGTATTGGTCAGGTTTCAAATACTGAAACTTTTGAAAAAGAAACTGAAAACGCCAAAGTACACGTAATTGGAGGAGCCAAGCTTGCTGCAGCCATTGATGCAAAACGTGCAATTTTTGAAGCATTACAAGTTGCTCGTAAAATATAATTGAAAGTAAACTAGAAAACTCGCGGTCTGTGTGATTAATAAAATTAGTCACGAGACCGCTATGTTGAACACACACCTTCGACCTTTATACAACCGCATCTTAAACAACTTTCAGTTTTTAGATGGACTACCCAGCCTTTTAATTCGCTTAATTTTAGCTCCAGTGATGATAATTGCAGGTTTTAATAAACTTGCCTTAAGTGGTGATGTCACTCACTTCCACCAATACTTTTTAGCATCCAATGATATTGTTGCATGGTTTGGCAATAACGAATGGGGCTTAGGCCTGCCAATGCCCTCCGTACTAGCATTTTTAGCGGCATGGACAGAATTTTTAGGGGGGATATTTCTTTTATTAGGTTTATTTACCCGCTTAACCGCAATTCCTTTGATGATCACTATGGTTGTTGCAGCGACTACAGTACACGCTAGTAATGGCTGGTTTGCTGTAACCCCCACAGATGCAAGCACTAGCCCAGCAAGAGTTCTCAATTGGCTTTCAATACCAGGTAGTGAAGCCAGTTTGGTTAATTCAGATGAAGCAAGTGAGAGATTGACTAAAATGCGCGAGTTGCTAGAGACTCATGGTTATACAGAATACCTTTATGAAAAAGGTAAACCTGTGATCTTAAATAATGGGATTGAATTTTCCGCAATTTACTTTGTTATGCTGTTAAGCTTATTTTTTGTAGGTGGCGGTCGTTACGTTAGTTTAGATTATTGGTTAACTAGAAAAGTACCGAATAGCTTTATTGCTAATAAAGATAAATGATAAGCTAGAGTTATATTGCCTCTACTTGATAGGGGCCTTGTCTTAAGCTTTTACGGAACATTCATGGACGCTTTAACGCTATTACAAACTCGACAATCAGACCCTCGCCTTGTAGCACCAGGGCCTACGGCAGAACAACTTGAAATCATTAAGCGCGCAGCTATCAAAGTACCAGATCATGGCTGTATTGCTCCTTGGCGGTTTATTGTTGTAGAGGGGGATGCTCGGAATAAATTGGGTGAAATCTATCACCAAGCTGCTGTTGCTGAAAAACAGGATCAAAGAACGATTGATCGAGCAAAAGAATTACCGCTGCGTTCACCTATGATGATAATTGCTATTGCAGATGTAGCAGAAAACCCAAAAGTGCCTCGGATTGAGCAAGTGCAAAGTGCAGGATGTAGTGTTCTTGCAATGCAACAAGCTGCGTTTGCACAAGGTTTAGGAGGTATTTGGCGCACAGGCTATTTTGCACAGAGTCCAGCAGTGAAAGCAGCACTTGGCTGTAAAGAAGAAGATGAAATTGTTGGTTACCTATATTTGGGCACGCCAGAAGTAGATATCAAAAAGCCAATTAGACACAAGCCAGAGACGTTTTTTGAGAATTTATAAATAGTAGGAACTTTTATACAGTTAAGCAGTCAGACACTATTAAGCTTACTTATGTTAGTTTTTTCAGATTTAGCTTAGCTGTAAGAAGCGCACGGATGCAAAAAACGAAATAATTCTTCTTCAGTGTGTTTTTTAATCGGTTATTTTTTGTTAACGTATGGATGGTCTTAAAAAAATAACGATAAAGAAGACGAGAACAATGGGAAACTTATTTTTACGTGAAAAAGAAAATTGGTTCGCTTGGTCAATTTGGGGCATAATTGGTGCTGTAGTCACTTTCTTTGTTGCTATGGCGACTAATCAACCTCATTATCTAGGCTTGTCTGCAGTAGTTGTATTACTCTTCCTTACATGGTGGATGCAAAGCACTAAACGTTTCGATTTTGGTCGCGCCTTTAAAATATGTTGTTATGTTTTAACGCTCACTTGTTTACCGGCATTCGTGTTAGTCATCATACCTAGTTATAACCTCAATAAAATTGATGTGATTGTTCAAGGCTCTGGCTTTGCACTTGTCAGCCTGATTGTTTGTCTGGTGTGTTCTTTAATTGCAAAACGCCCGAAGCAGTATTATTGATAGTTATAGATTTTAGTTTTTTAAAGTTTTTTACAATTAAGGCTTTACAACGTACGCAGTAAACACTATTATGCGCGCCGTACGGAGAGATGGCAGAGTGGTCGAATGCACCGGTCTTGAAAACCGGCAGGGGTTTGTAGCCCCTCTAGGGTTCAAATCCCTATCTCTCCACCATTATTTAAAAAACCGCCTACAGGGCGGTTTTTTGCTATCTGGAGATAAGTAATGTCAACAAGCGAGTCTTCTTTTACACCAATACGTTTTGTAAAACATGTTTTACTTTGGTGTATCTTTTCTTATTTTTATCACAGCGGAATCAACGTACTCGTTGCCATGGCCCATGATGCACAACCTGATTACGGATTATTATCTTCAATAGCTTATGGAATAGGCTTTAATGTATTAGTTGGTCATCTCATTGGTAAATACGACAAACACTGGCCTACTATCGCAGCCTTTGTAATTTCTTCGATAGGGCTTATTGTTGTGCCTTTAATCATGTTAGGCAAAGAGGGCTTAATGAGTGGCTTTTTTATTGCATCGATGATCGCCACTTTACCAGTTGCGACTTTCGTTATTGATAAAATAAAGCTGCGAATTAGTGCAAACACTGAGCAAACGCAGTAAAACTAGGCGATATTCGTTGTTTTTTTATGTTAGTATGACCACGTCTTTTAACTAAATAAACGTGAATTAAAACATGTCAGATAATTTTACAACAGACGCTGAAAAAGCAAGTTACGGTATTGGTTTACAAATGGGTGAGCAATTAAAGGCGAATCCATTTGAAGGTTTAAACTTAAACTCTGTATTTGAAGGTATGAAAGACGCATACACTGGTAACGATTTCCAAGTTGAAATCCCAGCAATTCAAGCAGCATTTGAGAAAATCAACGCTGAGATCCAAGCTCGTCGTGAAGAAGAAGCTAAAGTTCTTGCAGCTGAAGGTATTGCATTCTTAGAAGAAAATGCAAAACGTCCTGAAGTAACAGTAACTGAGTCAGGTCTTCAATATGAAGTACTTACTGCAGGCGACGGTGAAAAGCCAACTGCAGATTCAACTATCCGTGCACATTACCACGGTACACTAATCAATGGTACAGTATTTGATAGCTCATATGAGCGTGGTCAACCAGCTGAGTTCCCTGTGGGCGGTGTAATCAAAGGTTGGACTGAAGCGGTACAAATGATGGGTACTGGTTCTAAGTGGCGTTTATACGTACCACACGAACTTGCTTACGGTGAGCGCGGTGCTGGTGCAGCAATCGCTCCTTTCTCAACGCTAATCTTTGACGTTGAGCTATTAGATATCATCTAATTGATTTCTAATACTACTCGTAATAATACTTGGTCATTTTAAGGGTTAAATCTATCGCTAACTGCGTTAAAATTTCTCATTTAGAACTACTAAATAATGATTTTTTGCCTTTTATCAACGATGTTTTTATTGCCTCAAAATAGATTACTTAATTAAACGAGTTGCTATTCAGACATAAAAAAACCTGCTTCTAAGCAGGTTTTTTTATGTCTGAATTTAATACTCAATTAGCTATTTGATTCAGCGAATTCTTTACACGCAGCAGTGTCTTCACATTCACCGTATAGGTAAAGAGAATGGTTTGTTAGTTTGATGCCATTCTCTTTGGCGATCTCTTCTTGACGACGTTCGATAGTGTCGTCTTCAAACTCAACAACCTTACCACATTTAAGGCAAACTAAATGATCATGGTGAGTGCTACCCGATAATTCAAATACTGATTTTCCGCCTTCGAAGTGGTGGCGAGATACAATACCTGCATCATCAAATTGATTTAGAACACGGTAGACAGTTGCAAGACCAATCTCTTCGCCTTTGTCTAAAAGAATTTTATAGACATCTTCAGCGCTGATGTGTTGGTTGTCTGGAGATTGTAAAATCTCTAAAATTTTAATACGAGGCAGTGTTACTTTTAACCCTGCTTTTTTTAATTCCAAGTTGTGATCAGTCATTCAATCTGTCTCAATTTTATTTAGTTATACTAGGCATCATTAAGATGCACACGACACATTAGCAACTGTTAGAATAACGTGCCTAGTTACTAAGTGCAAAGAACAATTCGTCTTGTTGCTGTTTTTTTGAACAAAAATGAACTGGTTGTGCATCTTTACATCAGCTAGTAAATGCGAGTAGTACTTGTTATTAATCAGCAAGTTCTGCTAAACACATTTCTTCATAAACCTGAGCACACCAGTCTTTAACACGCTTTTCTGTAAGTTCTGGTTGACGGTCTTCATCAATACCTAAGCCAACAAAATTGCTGTCATCTATAAGAGCTTTTGATGCTTCAAAGTCATAACCTTCTGTAGACCAATGACCAACAACGATTGCACCACGCTCAGTTACGATATCGTTGATCATACCCATTGCATCTAAGAAGTATTCAGCATAGTCTTCTTGGTCACCGCAGCCGAAGATAGCTACTAGTTTACCTTCAAAGTCAACTTCTTCTAATTCAGGGAAGAAGTCATCCCAGTCACATTGAGCTTCACCGTAGTACCAAGTTGGAATACCGAATAACAATAAATCGAATTCAGCAATCTCTTCTTTTGAACTTTTTGCAATGTCATGAACTGCAACTAGCTTTTTACCTAATTCCTTTTGAATCATTTTAGCTACATGTTCAGTATTGCCTGTGTCACTTCCGAAAAAAATACCTACGCTTGACATGGATTTAAAACCTTCTATCTATCAATAGCCAATCTTTCTTGTAAAATTGTTTCAATCAACGCGCTACGGCTAATATTCTGCGCATCTGCCATATCGCTTAATGCTTGATATAACTGTGATGAAACCTTAAATTCTACACGCTTTAAACCACGTGCTTTATCTCGCTTTATTTGATTACGTTTATTTACTTTTAATTGCATGTCACGAGGTAGGGGATTCGTTTTAGGTCTACCTGGACGTTTTTCGTATTCAAATAAATCGGGTGTTGTTCTATCTGTTTCTGACTTTGCCATGTCTAGCCCACACCTGCGCCTTGCCAGAAGACTTGAATAAGCCCTTTCGCTATAAACCCAGAACAGCCTAAAAATAGCACTAACCAAACGATGTATCGGCCAAATCGTGGTACATCACCTTTTTTAAGGACATCTTGAATTGCCATTCCAATAAAAAAGAAAATA
The nucleotide sequence above comes from Pseudoalteromonas shioyasakiensis. Encoded proteins:
- a CDS encoding DoxX family protein; the encoded protein is MLNTHLRPLYNRILNNFQFLDGLPSLLIRLILAPVMIIAGFNKLALSGDVTHFHQYFLASNDIVAWFGNNEWGLGLPMPSVLAFLAAWTEFLGGIFLLLGLFTRLTAIPLMITMVVAATTVHASNGWFAVTPTDASTSPARVLNWLSIPGSEASLVNSDEASERLTKMRELLETHGYTEYLYEKGKPVILNNGIEFSAIYFVMLLSLFFVGGGRYVSLDYWLTRKVPNSFIANKDK
- a CDS encoding NAD(P)H nitroreductase, producing MDALTLLQTRQSDPRLVAPGPTAEQLEIIKRAAIKVPDHGCIAPWRFIVVEGDARNKLGEIYHQAAVAEKQDQRTIDRAKELPLRSPMMIIAIADVAENPKVPRIEQVQSAGCSVLAMQQAAFAQGLGGIWRTGYFAQSPAVKAALGCKEEDEIVGYLYLGTPEVDIKKPIRHKPETFFENL
- a CDS encoding FKBP-type peptidyl-prolyl cis-trans isomerase; its protein translation is MSDNFTTDAEKASYGIGLQMGEQLKANPFEGLNLNSVFEGMKDAYTGNDFQVEIPAIQAAFEKINAEIQARREEEAKVLAAEGIAFLEENAKRPEVTVTESGLQYEVLTAGDGEKPTADSTIRAHYHGTLINGTVFDSSYERGQPAEFPVGGVIKGWTEAVQMMGTGSKWRLYVPHELAYGERGAGAAIAPFSTLIFDVELLDII
- the fur gene encoding ferric iron uptake transcriptional regulator: MTDHNLELKKAGLKVTLPRIKILEILQSPDNQHISAEDVYKILLDKGEEIGLATVYRVLNQFDDAGIVSRHHFEGGKSVFELSGSTHHDHLVCLKCGKVVEFEDDTIERRQEEIAKENGIKLTNHSLYLYGECEDTAACKEFAESNS
- the fldA gene encoding flavodoxin FldA — encoded protein: MSSVGIFFGSDTGNTEHVAKMIQKELGKKLVAVHDIAKSSKEEIAEFDLLLFGIPTWYYGEAQCDWDDFFPELEEVDFEGKLVAIFGCGDQEDYAEYFLDAMGMINDIVTERGAIVVGHWSTEGYDFEASKALIDDSNFVGLGIDEDRQPELTEKRVKDWCAQVYEEMCLAELAD
- the ybfE gene encoding LexA regulated protein — its product is MAKSETDRTTPDLFEYEKRPGRPKTNPLPRDMQLKVNKRNQIKRDKARGLKRVEFKVSSQLYQALSDMADAQNISRSALIETILQERLAIDR
- a CDS encoding DUF2788 domain-containing protein yields the protein MVSQLINEFDTLGLYFGLAGIFFFIGMAIQDVLKKGDVPRFGRYIVWLVLFLGCSGFIAKGLIQVFWQGAGVG